The Nocardia sp. NBC_01329 sequence GGAAGTACTGCTCACCTTGCATCCGCGGGTAGGGCGCTGGATCCAGCTCGGCGGGCACTGCGAGCCCGCGGACGAGACCGTGGCCGATGCCGCGCTGCGCGAGGCCACCGAGGAATCCGGTATTCCGGGACTGCGGCTCGAACCGGAACTCTACGGCGCCCAGGCTCATCCGATCACCTGTTCACTGGGCGTACCGACTCGTCATCTGGATCTGCTGTTCCGGATCACCGCGCCGGCCGACGCTGTCCCGGTTCGCAGTGCCGAATCCACCGATCTGCGGTGGTGGGCGGTGCGCGATCTGCCACCGGACGCCGATGTACTGATCCGGTGAGACTGCCACTGCTCGGCCGATCACGGTCGAGCAGTGGGTTCGGTGGGCGACGGACCGGGAGCCATCCGCTTCATAAAGTATGCGTGACCCGAATCCGTTCTTTACCGAACGCATAGACGTGTCCGCTCCAGGGCCTCTTCGCGCTTACCGTCGAAGTGAGTGTGTTGCGTACGTGACGGTGCACCGGTGTATCGCGGCCGGTACACGCTGGGACGATATCCCCGACGATTGGACGTGTCCGGACTGCGGGGCGGCCAAGTCGGATTTCTTCATGATCGAAATCGAGCGAACTTGAAACTTTGACTCCCGCGGTGCATTCGTGCAAGTGTCGCTGATATGCCGAGCACCGGGTCCCGGAATGCGAACCAGGGGTCTGCGCGTGAGTTGCTGCGCACAGCCGTCCTCGACGCGATGCGAGACCTGTTGTTGCAGCGTGACTGGTCCAAGATCACGCTCACCGAGGTGGCGGCCGGAGCCGGGGTGAGCCGGCAGACCCTCTACAACGAATTCGGCTCCCGTGGTGGCCTCGCCGAGTCCTATGCCATTCGGCTCGCCGATGATCTCGTCGACCATGTGGAAACAGCGCTGGCCGCCAATATCGGCGACGCGCAGGCATCCATCCGAGAAGGCCTGGCGAGCTATTTCCACGATTCCGCGCAGGATCCGCTCGTGCGGTCGCTGCTGCTCGGGGAAGTGAAACTCGATCTGCTCCGGCTCATCACCCTCGACGCCGGCCCGTTGATCGCGCACGCCACCGAGCGGCTGTCGACGGTGATGCAGCGCAGCTGGATCGCTTTGACCCCGGCGCAGGCTCTCACCTTCGCGCATGCGCTGGTGCGTTTGGCGATCAGCTATATCCCGACACCGCCCCCGGCCGAGCACGACGCACCCGCCGAACTCGGACGCGTTTTCAGTCCCTACGTCGCCGCCGTGCTCGCCGAACGCGAGTTGCGATGAATTCGCCACGATGGTGAGCCGCCGGTAAGGTACCTGCATGTAACAATGCCCACGTTCGGGGCGAACAAAGACTCATCAGTGACGCAGGTTCTGCAACGATGTAGGCCGCTGTCGGTTCGGTTCTCAGTAGCGGAGCAAAAGTGCAATTGGTTGGCAAGTCGACTGGATCGGCCGATCCCAAACGCCATCTGTGGATTCTCGGACTGATCGCGCCGGCCTGTGCGCTGTTGCCCTCGCAGTTGGTGTTGCACACCGGCCTCGAGGTGTTCTGGTGGCTCGGGCCGATCGTGGTGCTGGTGATGATTCCGCTGCTGGACGTGCTGGTCGGCGACGACGGCACCAATCCTCGCGACGAGGACTACGAGACTCTCTCCAACGATCGTTTCTATCGCTGGTGCACCTATCTGTTCCTGCCCTTCCAGCTGATCGGACTCACCCTCGCCGGTTATCTGTGGTCCGGCGCCGAGCTGAGCATCGTCGACAAGATCGGGCTCGCCACCACCCTGGGCCTGGTGTCCGGGATCGGTATCAACGCGGCACACGAACTCGGGCACCGGGTGGAACACCTGGAACGCCTGCTCGCGAAGATAGCGCTGGCGCAGTCGGGGTACGGGCATTTCTTCGTCGAGCACAACAGGGGCCACCATGTGCGAGTGGCGACCCCGGACGATCCCGCCAGCGCCCGGCTCGGTGAGAGTTTGTGGAGATTCCTGCCGCGCAGTGTGGCCGGTGGATTCCGCTCCGCGATCACGCTGGAGCGGGAACGGTTGCAGCGGACCGGTAGCGGCTGGTGGAGCCTGGGTAACCACATTCTGCAGGCATGGTCGATGACGGTGGTGCTGTTCGGCGCCCTGATGCTGGTCTTCGGCTGGCAGATCCTGCCGTATCTGTTGCTGCAGGCGGTACTCGGCGCCGGACTGCTGGAAACGGTCAACTACATCGAGCACTACGGGCTGCTGCGGGAACGCAGGCCCAACGGGCGGTACCGCCGCTGCACCCCGCGGGACAGCTGGAACAGCGACCGTCTGGTGACCAACATCTTCCTGTTCCATCTGCAGCGGCACAGCGATCACCACGCCAACCCGGGCCGGCGCTATCAGACCCTGCGCAGCTCGAACGAGGCGCCCCAGCTGCCCGCCGGATACGCGGCGATGGTGGTGCTCGCCGTGATTCCGCCGCTGTGGCGCCGGGTCATGGACAAGCGCGTACTCGCCCATTACGACGGCGATATCACCCGGACAAATCTCGCGCCCGGTAAGGAACAGCGCGTTCTCGCGGCCGTGCGGGGACGGGTCGCGGCCTGATCACCGGCCCCGGACGGGCGTTACCGACCGGCGATCGCGTCGACCGGCACACCCGCGCCACAGCGTCGGGGAACCCGCTAGCCTTGCGGTCGAGACCGATACCGAGAGAAGGCTGATCCACGCTGATGACGACCTCCGAACTGCCTCGAACCTCGCTGAGCACCGACACTCGCAACGGTGTCGAATACAAGGTCGCGGATCTGGCGCTGGCCGAATTCGGCCGCAAGGAGATCCGGCTGGCCGAGCACGAGATGCCAGGGCTGATGGCCCTGCGCCGCGAGTACGCCGATGTCGCCCCGCTGAAGGGCGCGCGGATCTCCGGTTCGCTGCACATGACGGTGCAGACGGCCGTACTGATCGAAACCCTCACCGCACTGGGCGCACAGGTGCGGTGGGCTTCCTGCAATATCTTCTCCACCCAGGACCACTCGGCCGCGGCCGTGGTCGTGGGCCCGCACGGCACGATCGACGCGCCGCAGGGCACTCCGGTTTTCGCCTGGAAGGGCGAGACGCTGGAGGAATACTGGTGGGCCGCCGAACAGATGCTCACCTGGCCGGGCGAACCGGCCAATATGATCCTCGACGACGGCGGCGACGCCACCATGTTGGTCCTGCGCGGCGCCCAGTTCGAGAAGGCCGGGGTGATTCCGCCCGCCGACGAGGAGCATTCCGCGGAATACACTGTTTTCCTGAACCTGCTGCGCGAGCGGTTCGAAACCGATAAGGGCAAGTGGAGCGCGATCGCCGAGAGTGTCAAGGGCGTGACCGAGGAGACCACCACCGGCGTCCTGCGGCTCTACCAGTTCGCCGCGGCGGGCGAGCTGACTTTCCCGGCTATCAACGTCAACGATTCGGTCACCAAGTCGAAGTTCGACAACAAGTACGGCACCCGGCATTCGCTGATCGACGGCATCAACCGCGGCACCGATGTCCTCATCGGCGGTAAAAAGGTGCTGATCTGCGGGTACGGCGACGTCGGCAAGGGTTGCGCGGAATCGCTGGCCGGTCAGGGTGCCCGGGTCCAGGTCACCGAGATCGATCCCATCAACGCCCTGCAGGCGCTGATGGACGGTTTCGATGTGGTGACCGTGGAGCAGGCGATCGGCGACGCGGATATCGTCATCACCTCCACCGGCAACAAGGACATCATCACCCTCGAGCATATGAAGGCGATGAAGGCCCAGGCCATTCTGGGCAATATCGGCCATTTCGACAACGAAATCGATATGGCGGGCCTGGAACGTTCCGGTGCGACGAAGTTGAACATCAAACCCCAGGTCGACCTGTGGACATTCGGTGAATCCGGTAAGTCCATCATCGTGCTGTCGGAGGGGCGTCTGCTCAACCTCGGCAACGCCACCGGCCACCCCTCGTTCGTGATGAGCAACAGCTTCTCCAACCAGGTGATCGCCCAGATCGAACTGTGGACGAAGCCGGAGGAATACGACAACGAGGTCTACCGCCTGCCCAAGGTGCTCGACGAGAAGGTCGCCAAGATCCATGTGGAGGCGCTCGGCGGCACCCTGACCAAGCTCACCAAGGACCAGGCCGAGTACATCAATGTCGATGTCGAGGGGCCGTTCAAGCCGGAGCACTACCGGTACTGATCCGGTTGTCCGCAGGAGGCCGCCGGCGCGGGAGATGCCGGCGGCCTCCTGCTGTCCGGGGCCGGGGCCGCGGACCTCCCGGCCGATTTCCGTGGATCGTCGGGTTCCGGCCGAGCACGGCTCCGCCGGAACCCGACGTGAGGTAGTGGTCGGCACAGGCGGATCCTCTTCCCGTCCCGTCGGTTGTAGTCCGGGAGAACCGGCGAGAGGATTCGCGTGCGACCGGGGTATTCTGCCTGGACATGGGAGTGTTGA is a genomic window containing:
- a CDS encoding NUDIX hydrolase is translated as MTAESLHASATDLLTAWKPALGSDASLREAMLAFLGAAPRGCLREHVPGHITASAVVFSHDGGEVLLTLHPRVGRWIQLGGHCEPADETVADAALREATEESGIPGLRLEPELYGAQAHPITCSLGVPTRHLDLLFRITAPADAVPVRSAESTDLRWWAVRDLPPDADVLIR
- a CDS encoding TetR/AcrR family transcriptional regulator — its product is MPSTGSRNANQGSARELLRTAVLDAMRDLLLQRDWSKITLTEVAAGAGVSRQTLYNEFGSRGGLAESYAIRLADDLVDHVETALAANIGDAQASIREGLASYFHDSAQDPLVRSLLLGEVKLDLLRLITLDAGPLIAHATERLSTVMQRSWIALTPAQALTFAHALVRLAISYIPTPPPAEHDAPAELGRVFSPYVAAVLAERELR
- a CDS encoding alkane 1-monooxygenase, which translates into the protein MQLVGKSTGSADPKRHLWILGLIAPACALLPSQLVLHTGLEVFWWLGPIVVLVMIPLLDVLVGDDGTNPRDEDYETLSNDRFYRWCTYLFLPFQLIGLTLAGYLWSGAELSIVDKIGLATTLGLVSGIGINAAHELGHRVEHLERLLAKIALAQSGYGHFFVEHNRGHHVRVATPDDPASARLGESLWRFLPRSVAGGFRSAITLERERLQRTGSGWWSLGNHILQAWSMTVVLFGALMLVFGWQILPYLLLQAVLGAGLLETVNYIEHYGLLRERRPNGRYRRCTPRDSWNSDRLVTNIFLFHLQRHSDHHANPGRRYQTLRSSNEAPQLPAGYAAMVVLAVIPPLWRRVMDKRVLAHYDGDITRTNLAPGKEQRVLAAVRGRVAA
- the ahcY gene encoding adenosylhomocysteinase, with the protein product MTTSELPRTSLSTDTRNGVEYKVADLALAEFGRKEIRLAEHEMPGLMALRREYADVAPLKGARISGSLHMTVQTAVLIETLTALGAQVRWASCNIFSTQDHSAAAVVVGPHGTIDAPQGTPVFAWKGETLEEYWWAAEQMLTWPGEPANMILDDGGDATMLVLRGAQFEKAGVIPPADEEHSAEYTVFLNLLRERFETDKGKWSAIAESVKGVTEETTTGVLRLYQFAAAGELTFPAINVNDSVTKSKFDNKYGTRHSLIDGINRGTDVLIGGKKVLICGYGDVGKGCAESLAGQGARVQVTEIDPINALQALMDGFDVVTVEQAIGDADIVITSTGNKDIITLEHMKAMKAQAILGNIGHFDNEIDMAGLERSGATKLNIKPQVDLWTFGESGKSIIVLSEGRLLNLGNATGHPSFVMSNSFSNQVIAQIELWTKPEEYDNEVYRLPKVLDEKVAKIHVEALGGTLTKLTKDQAEYINVDVEGPFKPEHYRY